In Methanothrix sp., a genomic segment contains:
- a CDS encoding NosD domain-containing protein: protein MPRIPLIILIAILIWFTPVDGIRTHIVDDDGHSNYRTIQEAVAQANDGDTIYVRPGDYSGEIILNKSLSIMPLLGESGPIILHGSGKETGVTVSSDGCLLEGLTFQGYSGAAINLLSRGNSIKNNAFEDASPAILATGSEGNSITGNLIKGCQGGVALRDSSRNNNITANEFAGCNISIFLGESDGNRINENSISDAYWGIWLDNSSQVQIQRNNITSRGYGILLLNGSSISVAGNLIGMEDGGLPSSRAALLANVSGVDFQRNEIIGGHIGLAALECHNNSLQYNDISRCSNALYIQDAIGLQINNNSIREGEYGIRLDNTSRNTITGNQMDGLTAALDLGGGDYNRIAENRFTDISDTAMQIVSSSHCEILRNEFVDGQQGIMLLESPANLLCANRFQNVSWSLYVESGDKEGFNNSIDESNLVDMVPIAYLFDRSGAQIRDRELAHLTLAYCRNTAVENISLTQDAVFLFHSMNNCIKDSNISGCFGMRLINSSGNEILDNLLQGNRYSGIFLYASGWNLIEGNNASYNEQNGISLLSGEENIIRGNSVRENLVTGIWLNLSDNNQIYQNEIISNSLGCRVSFSSGNMIYHNNFLDNIEHSIDADGENSWDAGSSTGGNYWSDHSAKGNPSSNWPRAIKGGRGKDGHPFQDMNGWREP, encoded by the coding sequence ATGCCAAGAATACCATTGATCATCCTCATAGCTATTCTCATATGGTTTACTCCTGTTGATGGCATAAGAACTCATATTGTAGATGATGACGGTCACTCCAATTACAGAACGATCCAGGAGGCAGTGGCACAGGCCAATGATGGCGATACGATATATGTCAGGCCGGGAGACTATAGCGGGGAGATCATCCTCAACAAGAGCCTCAGCATTATGCCCCTTCTAGGGGAGAGCGGCCCGATAATCCTCCACGGCAGTGGCAAGGAGACGGGAGTCACAGTATCTTCAGATGGGTGCCTGCTGGAAGGGCTTACCTTTCAGGGATATTCAGGGGCAGCAATCAATCTCCTCTCCCGGGGAAACAGTATTAAGAACAATGCATTCGAAGATGCCAGCCCGGCAATACTTGCCACTGGCTCAGAGGGGAACTCAATTACCGGAAATCTGATAAAAGGCTGCCAGGGAGGGGTGGCATTGAGGGACTCCTCCCGCAACAATAACATAACAGCAAATGAGTTCGCCGGCTGCAATATCTCCATATTCCTGGGGGAGTCAGATGGGAACAGGATCAATGAGAACAGCATCTCAGATGCCTATTGGGGCATTTGGCTTGATAACTCCAGCCAGGTGCAGATCCAGAGAAACAACATCACCAGCCGGGGCTATGGCATACTCCTCTTGAATGGCAGCAGTATATCGGTCGCCGGCAATCTGATCGGCATGGAGGATGGAGGCCTTCCCTCCAGCCGCGCCGCCCTGCTGGCCAATGTGAGCGGGGTTGATTTTCAGAGAAACGAGATCATTGGCGGACATATAGGTCTGGCTGCTTTGGAGTGCCATAACAACAGCCTGCAGTATAACGACATCAGCCGGTGCAGTAATGCCCTCTATATCCAGGATGCTATAGGGTTGCAGATCAATAACAATAGCATAAGAGAGGGAGAGTATGGCATAAGATTGGACAACACCAGCCGCAACACCATCACTGGGAACCAGATGGACGGCCTCACCGCCGCCCTTGACCTGGGGGGAGGGGATTATAATCGGATTGCAGAGAACAGATTTACAGACATAAGCGATACTGCAATGCAGATAGTATCCTCTTCTCACTGCGAGATCCTGAGAAACGAGTTCGTCGATGGCCAGCAGGGCATTATGCTCCTTGAATCGCCGGCCAATCTGCTCTGTGCCAATCGCTTTCAAAATGTGAGCTGGAGCCTTTATGTGGAGAGCGGGGATAAGGAAGGCTTCAATAACAGCATAGATGAGTCAAACCTGGTGGATATGGTTCCCATTGCTTATCTGTTTGATCGCTCAGGCGCACAGATTCGGGACAGAGAGCTGGCTCATCTCACCCTGGCCTATTGCAGAAATACAGCAGTGGAGAATATCAGCCTGACCCAGGATGCCGTCTTCCTCTTCCATTCCATGAACAATTGCATAAAAGATAGCAATATCTCAGGATGCTTTGGCATGAGGCTGATCAACTCCTCTGGAAATGAGATCCTTGACAACCTTCTGCAGGGCAACAGATACAGCGGCATCTTTCTTTATGCCTCAGGCTGGAACCTGATTGAGGGAAACAATGCATCCTATAATGAACAGAACGGCATCTCCCTTCTCTCCGGCGAAGAGAATATCATCCGCGGCAATTCTGTGCGGGAGAACCTGGTCACAGGAATCTGGCTGAATCTCTCAGACAACAACCAGATCTATCAAAATGAGATCATCTCCAATTCCCTGGGCTGCCGGGTATCATTCTCTTCCGGGAATATGATCTATCACAATAATTTCCTGGACAATATAGAGCATTCGATCGATGCCGATGGAGAGAATAGCTGGGATGCTGGCAGCAGCACAGGCGGAAACTACTGGAGCGACCATTCAGCCAAGGGCAACCCCAGCAGCAACTGGCCCCGAGCGATTAAGGGAGGGAGGGGAAAGGATGGCCATCCCTTCCAGGATATGAACGGCTGGCGGGAGCCATAA
- a CDS encoding cold-shock protein, protein MVTGTVKFFNRTKRFGFIAGDDGKDYFVHATGLMPDVTINEGDKVSFEVVEGEKGPKADRVSKV, encoded by the coding sequence ATGGTAACCGGAACAGTAAAATTCTTCAATAGAACCAAGAGATTTGGATTCATTGCAGGCGACGATGGAAAGGATTATTTCGTTCATGCAACCGGCCTCATGCCGGACGTCACCATCAATGAGGGTGACAAGGTCAGCTTCGAGGTAGTTGAGGGCGAGAAAGGCCCCAAGGCAGATAGAGTAAGCAAAGTGTAA
- a CDS encoding Tex family protein, with amino-acid sequence MLDQHIERIAAELSLDRRSVRAVSELLDGGATLPFIARYRKEATGDLDELAIGRIREGLNRLRLLDERRAAIIRSLLKQGQMSAEIEERLNGAASLAELEDIYLPFRPRRRTRSTVAKERGLEPLARIILAQDERGERDPEEEAALYIDPAKGVSSAGEALQGAMDIIAEWISEDAGARSELRSLFWSEGILQSRSAAGKDHPEEGKFKDYLELSEPIAGMSSHRLLAALRGAKRGVFSLHLAVNEEDALAILEKIFIKGDGPASNLVKAAAQDSFRRLLAPSLQTETVSIARQRAEERAIEVFAENLRHLLLQPPLGRSWVLAVDPGFRTGCKLVVLDPLGRLMKSDVIYPHEPHNRRAEAGSKVAGICQEYDVEVIAVGNGTAGRETESFLRGLNLPPRIKIVQVNESGASVYSTSAAARSEFPDQDATVRGAISIGRRLQDPLAELVKIEPQAIGVGQYQHDVDPSSLRRSLDDVVVACVNQVGVDVNAASIQLLSRVSGLGPKLAEAVVRYRDEHGPFRSRRDLLAVPRLGPKAFEQAAGFLRIRGGDNPLDRTAVHPERYSIVERMAGDLGVTVAQLMENERLLSGLRLEDYSNEEEGVGICTLRDILNELFWPGRDPRPVFEAFSFAPGIKEIDDLQVGMRIPGIVTNVTTFGAFVDVGVHQDGLVHKSKLASGSAPAPGDVVRVGQKVMVKVLDVDRERKRISLSMV; translated from the coding sequence ATGCTCGATCAGCATATAGAAAGGATAGCTGCAGAACTCTCGCTCGACCGGAGATCGGTCAGGGCGGTCTCAGAGCTTCTTGATGGCGGCGCGACGCTGCCATTCATAGCGCGATACCGGAAGGAGGCCACAGGAGATCTGGACGAGCTGGCAATAGGCAGGATTCGCGAGGGCCTCAACCGCCTCAGGTTGCTGGACGAGCGCCGAGCGGCAATCATTCGCTCTCTGCTCAAGCAGGGCCAGATGAGCGCAGAGATCGAGGAGAGGCTCAACGGGGCGGCAAGCTTGGCTGAGCTGGAGGACATCTATCTTCCCTTCAGGCCCAGGAGGCGAACCCGGTCCACAGTGGCAAAAGAGCGCGGCCTGGAGCCTCTGGCCCGGATCATCCTCGCCCAGGATGAGAGAGGAGAACGAGATCCAGAAGAGGAGGCAGCCCTCTACATCGATCCCGCAAAGGGAGTATCATCGGCCGGGGAGGCCCTCCAGGGGGCAATGGACATCATCGCCGAATGGATCAGCGAGGATGCTGGGGCCCGGTCCGAGTTGAGGTCACTCTTCTGGTCGGAAGGCATTCTGCAGAGCCGGTCTGCTGCCGGGAAGGACCATCCAGAGGAGGGCAAGTTCAAAGATTATCTGGAGCTCTCCGAGCCCATTGCCGGCATGAGCTCCCACCGCCTGCTGGCCGCTCTCAGAGGGGCCAAGAGGGGGGTGTTTTCCCTCCATCTGGCGGTCAACGAAGAGGATGCCCTGGCCATCCTGGAGAAGATCTTCATTAAGGGGGACGGTCCAGCCTCCAATCTGGTCAAGGCCGCTGCCCAGGACTCCTTCCGCAGGCTTCTGGCACCATCCCTCCAGACGGAGACGGTATCCATAGCTCGTCAGAGGGCGGAGGAGAGGGCGATAGAGGTCTTTGCCGAGAACCTGCGCCATCTTCTCCTGCAGCCACCCCTGGGCAGAAGCTGGGTCCTGGCAGTAGACCCTGGATTTCGCACCGGCTGCAAATTGGTGGTTCTCGATCCCCTGGGGCGGCTGATGAAAAGCGATGTGATATACCCCCATGAGCCCCACAATAGGAGAGCAGAGGCAGGCTCAAAGGTGGCCGGGATCTGCCAGGAATATGATGTGGAGGTTATAGCAGTGGGCAACGGCACTGCAGGCCGGGAGACGGAATCGTTCCTGCGAGGGCTCAATCTGCCCCCGAGAATAAAGATAGTTCAGGTCAATGAATCGGGGGCCTCAGTCTATTCCACCTCTGCAGCAGCAAGAAGCGAGTTTCCCGATCAGGATGCCACAGTGCGCGGCGCCATCTCCATAGGCCGCCGGCTGCAGGATCCTCTGGCTGAACTGGTCAAGATCGAGCCCCAGGCGATCGGTGTTGGGCAGTACCAGCATGATGTGGATCCATCAAGCCTGCGCCGCTCCTTGGATGATGTGGTGGTGGCCTGCGTGAATCAGGTGGGAGTGGATGTCAATGCCGCCAGCATCCAGCTCCTCTCCCGTGTCTCCGGCCTGGGGCCGAAGCTGGCAGAGGCGGTGGTGAGATACAGAGATGAGCACGGGCCATTCCGCTCCCGCCGGGATCTGCTGGCTGTGCCCCGCCTGGGGCCGAAGGCCTTCGAGCAGGCGGCAGGATTTCTGCGCATTCGCGGGGGTGACAATCCCCTGGATCGCACTGCAGTCCACCCGGAGAGATATTCGATTGTGGAGAGGATGGCCGGGGATCTGGGGGTGACGGTGGCCCAGCTCATGGAAAACGAGAGGCTGCTGTCGGGGCTGAGGCTGGAGGACTACTCGAATGAGGAGGAAGGAGTCGGCATCTGCACCCTTCGGGATATATTGAATGAGCTCTTCTGGCCGGGAAGAGATCCGCGCCCGGTGTTTGAGGCCTTCAGCTTTGCTCCGGGAATAAAGGAGATCGACGACCTTCAGGTGGGAATGAGAATTCCCGGCATTGTGACCAATGTCACCACCTTTGGAGCCTTCGTGGATGTGGGGGTGCATCAGGATGGATTGGTGCATAAAAGCAAGCTCGCCAGCGGTTCTGCCCCGGCGCCCGGTGATGTGGTGAGGGTTGGACAGAAGGTGATGGTGAAGGTGCTGGATGTGGATCGGGAGAGAAAGAGGATCTCCCTTTCCATGGTGTGA
- a CDS encoding winged helix-turn-helix domain-containing protein — protein MKRNREEIISQILSICMDGAIKTRVVYKANLNFKTVEPYLELLIKNKLLKVQPGKRTFYETTKKGENLLKAMENVNKVMGFKSL, from the coding sequence ATGAAGAGAAATAGAGAAGAGATAATTTCCCAGATCCTGAGCATCTGCATGGATGGGGCTATCAAGACCCGTGTCGTATATAAGGCAAACCTGAATTTTAAGACTGTAGAGCCTTATCTGGAACTTCTGATAAAGAACAAGCTCTTGAAGGTCCAGCCTGGGAAAAGGACATTCTATGAAACTACAAAAAAAGGCGAAAATCTTTTGAAAGCTATGGAAAATGTAAATAAAGTGATGGGATTCAAATCGCTTTAG
- the pyrF gene encoding orotidine-5'-phosphate decarboxylase, translated as MNKKSSLILALDVLSRDEALRLSEQLGNYFDAIKIGYPLILHAGLGIVGEICTSIPVIADLKIADIPNTNRLICEAVLGAGATAIIAQAFPGKDSLLACADCARDFAADLFVVTEMSHPGAEEFMAPVAERMARLAVETGASGVVAPATRPERIRLIRSMIGERLIISPGVGAQGGSPGGALEAGADYLIVGRQIYGSADPLASTKELIESLRAG; from the coding sequence ATGAATAAAAAGAGCTCTCTGATCCTGGCCTTGGATGTGCTCTCCAGGGATGAAGCCCTGAGGCTGAGCGAGCAGCTCGGCAATTACTTCGATGCCATCAAGATCGGCTATCCCCTCATCCTCCATGCCGGCCTGGGAATAGTGGGGGAGATATGCACATCGATCCCTGTCATCGCCGATCTGAAGATCGCTGATATTCCCAATACCAACCGCCTGATATGCGAAGCAGTGCTGGGCGCGGGCGCCACAGCCATAATCGCCCAGGCCTTTCCCGGGAAAGACTCCCTGCTTGCCTGTGCCGATTGCGCCCGAGACTTTGCCGCCGACCTCTTTGTCGTCACGGAGATGAGCCATCCCGGGGCAGAGGAGTTCATGGCCCCTGTGGCGGAGAGGATGGCCCGGCTGGCAGTGGAGACGGGTGCCAGCGGGGTGGTGGCTCCCGCCACCCGTCCGGAGAGGATAAGGCTCATCCGCTCGATGATCGGAGAGAGGCTCATCATCTCACCCGGGGTGGGGGCTCAGGGCGGCTCCCCTGGGGGGGCGCTGGAGGCAGGAGCAGACTATCTGATTGTGGGAAGGCAGATCTATGGCAGCGCAGATCCTTTGGCCAGCACAAAGGAGCTCATTGAATCACTCCGAGCTGGCTAG
- a CDS encoding DUF126 domain-containing protein has protein sequence MREVPCHKVASGFASGPALTTRMAISFLGNVDPRTGMVVDPGHELYGQKISGKVLIFPGGKGSTVGSYVIYQLKKRGLAPAAMINLRSEPIVAVGAIISGIPLVDRVPADLLQVKNGSCIEVDSDRERVRIRTFQNDPAL, from the coding sequence ATGAGGGAGGTTCCCTGCCATAAGGTGGCCTCAGGATTTGCCAGCGGGCCTGCTCTGACCACGAGGATGGCCATCTCATTCCTGGGCAATGTCGACCCCAGAACGGGGATGGTGGTCGACCCCGGCCACGAGCTGTACGGCCAGAAGATCAGTGGCAAGGTGCTCATATTCCCCGGAGGAAAGGGCTCTACAGTGGGCTCTTATGTCATCTATCAACTGAAGAAGAGAGGTCTGGCCCCGGCAGCCATGATCAATCTCCGCTCCGAGCCCATTGTGGCTGTAGGGGCCATCATCAGCGGCATCCCTCTGGTGGATAGGGTGCCGGCCGATCTCCTCCAGGTGAAGAATGGAAGCTGCATTGAGGTTGATTCCGACCGGGAGAGGGTACGAATCAGAACTTTCCAAAATGATCCTGCTTTATGA
- the glgP gene encoding alpha-glucan family phosphorylase → MRGIRDKFPHLPERIAGLRELAYNLWWSWHPEGRMLFKLLHRQGWHLSNHNPVKMLNQMDAHMLKTASTDTHFLRHYDSVMARFEGYMEPASSWFSAEGRELDKCAIAYFSAEYGLHHALPFYAGGLGFLAGDYLKECSDLGIPLVGVGFMYPQGYLRQLVSADGWQVGACEMLDRENAPIHKLMDENGEPLSIRVPVMDPPITLEVWMVQVGRTKLYLIDTSSQANEPQNRIISDRLYTGDREMRLRQEIVLGIGGARILRALGEDYAVLHLNEGHPAFAVLERIREKVERGMSYHDASRLVRDTTLFTTHTPVPAGHDAFAYPLLEKYLSSYLPTLDLSMEEFIELGLNPTRPGEFNMTAFALRSSAYRNAVSRRHGEVSRSMWQPLWPNLPVDQIPIDHVTNGIHVPSWIDRRLGSEILCRYMGRTWLEEHDESRIWNLVCEIPDEVLWNHHNSMKSMLITKIKERARNKWLEGGAEPGQIMASGVLLDPSALTLGFARRFASYKRPTLLLQDIDRLRRILNDPWKPVQIIFAGKAHTDDDQSKMLLQQVFNAAKDRASGGRIAFVEDYDELLAQYLVHGVDVWVNNPIPPMEASGTSGMKASINGVPQLSILDGWWIEGYNGKNGWAFSGAEDGLDRDAKDAASIYTLLEKEIVPLYYNIAEDGIPHGWVTVMKEAIRMNGPNFSAARMAKEYADKFYHPAIDAYMMEKRRRERGFIKQDHFGKF, encoded by the coding sequence ATGAGAGGCATCAGAGACAAATTTCCCCATCTGCCGGAGAGGATCGCAGGATTAAGAGAGTTGGCCTACAACCTTTGGTGGAGCTGGCACCCAGAGGGCAGGATGCTGTTCAAGCTCCTGCACAGACAGGGCTGGCATCTGAGCAATCACAATCCAGTCAAGATGCTCAACCAGATGGATGCTCATATGCTCAAGACAGCATCTACTGATACTCACTTCCTGAGGCATTACGATTCTGTGATGGCCAGATTCGAAGGGTATATGGAGCCTGCCAGCAGTTGGTTTTCTGCTGAGGGTCGCGAGCTGGATAAATGCGCCATCGCCTACTTCTCTGCCGAATATGGCCTGCATCATGCCCTGCCATTTTATGCCGGAGGCTTGGGATTTTTGGCTGGAGATTACCTGAAAGAGTGCAGCGACCTGGGAATCCCCCTGGTGGGTGTGGGGTTCATGTACCCCCAGGGCTACCTCCGTCAGTTGGTCTCTGCAGATGGCTGGCAGGTTGGCGCATGCGAGATGCTGGACCGGGAGAATGCACCCATTCACAAGCTGATGGACGAGAATGGAGAGCCTTTATCGATCAGGGTTCCCGTCATGGATCCTCCAATCACCCTTGAGGTCTGGATGGTCCAGGTGGGGAGGACCAAGCTCTATCTGATCGATACATCAAGCCAGGCCAATGAGCCACAGAACAGGATCATCTCCGACCGGCTCTACACCGGCGACCGGGAGATGCGATTGCGCCAGGAGATAGTACTGGGAATCGGTGGGGCGAGGATACTGCGAGCCCTGGGCGAGGACTATGCCGTCCTTCACCTGAATGAGGGCCATCCAGCATTCGCTGTGCTGGAGAGGATCAGAGAGAAGGTCGAGCGGGGAATGAGCTATCACGATGCCTCCAGGCTGGTCAGAGATACCACCCTGTTTACCACCCACACCCCAGTTCCTGCGGGCCATGATGCCTTTGCCTATCCGCTCTTAGAGAAGTACCTCTCATCCTATCTTCCCACCCTGGATCTGTCCATGGAGGAGTTCATAGAACTGGGGCTGAACCCCACCCGGCCCGGTGAGTTCAATATGACCGCCTTCGCCCTCAGGAGCTCAGCCTACCGCAATGCTGTGAGCAGGAGGCATGGAGAGGTGAGCCGGAGCATGTGGCAGCCTCTATGGCCCAACCTCCCTGTAGATCAGATCCCCATCGATCATGTCACCAATGGCATTCACGTCCCCTCCTGGATCGATCGCCGCCTGGGTTCAGAAATCCTGTGCCGCTACATGGGCCGGACCTGGCTGGAAGAGCATGATGAGAGCCGCATCTGGAATCTGGTCTGTGAGATCCCCGACGAGGTGCTCTGGAACCATCATAATTCCATGAAGAGCATGCTGATCACCAAGATAAAGGAACGGGCACGGAACAAATGGCTGGAAGGGGGAGCCGAACCGGGACAGATCATGGCCTCAGGAGTGCTTCTGGATCCTTCTGCCCTCACCTTGGGGTTTGCCAGGCGCTTTGCCTCTTACAAGCGGCCCACTCTCCTCTTGCAGGATATCGACCGGCTGAGACGGATTCTCAATGATCCCTGGAAGCCGGTGCAGATCATATTCGCCGGAAAGGCGCATACGGACGACGATCAGAGCAAGATGCTATTGCAGCAGGTATTCAATGCCGCCAAGGACAGAGCATCAGGTGGCAGGATCGCATTTGTCGAGGACTACGATGAGCTGCTGGCCCAGTATCTGGTGCACGGGGTTGATGTCTGGGTGAACAATCCCATTCCTCCCATGGAGGCGAGCGGGACCAGCGGGATGAAGGCCTCAATAAATGGCGTCCCCCAGCTCTCCATACTGGATGGCTGGTGGATTGAGGGATACAATGGCAAGAACGGCTGGGCGTTCTCGGGAGCAGAGGACGGATTGGATAGAGATGCAAAGGACGCAGCCTCAATCTATACCCTCTTGGAGAAGGAGATCGTGCCTCTTTACTATAACATTGCTGAGGACGGCATTCCTCATGGCTGGGTGACAGTGATGAAGGAGGCCATCAGGATGAATGGCCCGAACTTCTCTGCTGCCCGCATGGCCAAGGAGTATGCAGATAAGTTCTACCATCCGGCCATCGATGCTTATATGATGGAAAAGAGGAGAAGAGAGAGGGGATTCATAAAGCAGGATCATTTTGGAAAGTTCTGA
- a CDS encoding DUF2116 family Zn-ribbon domain-containing protein, protein MTEIQPHKHCLVCGNSVRADENFCDELCESKYKSAQKRQQILFIIFILIMMLILFMPSILKTAG, encoded by the coding sequence ATGACAGAGATTCAGCCGCACAAACACTGCCTTGTCTGTGGCAATTCCGTGCGCGCAGACGAGAACTTCTGCGATGAGCTCTGCGAATCGAAGTATAAGTCGGCGCAAAAGAGGCAGCAGATTCTGTTTATAATATTTATATTAATAATGATGTTGATATTGTTTATGCCGTCTATTCTCAAAACCGCTGGGTGA
- a CDS encoding preprotein translocase subunit Sec61beta — protein sequence MARRKNEGSGLQSSAGLMRYFEADDDSIKFSPKMVLGACIGAGALILGLNIAFGLWP from the coding sequence ATGGCAAGAAGAAAGAACGAAGGAAGCGGCCTTCAGTCGTCAGCCGGCCTGATGAGATACTTTGAGGCCGATGATGATTCGATCAAATTCAGTCCCAAGATGGTTCTTGGTGCCTGCATTGGCGCGGGGGCGCTCATCTTGGGCCTGAATATCGCCTTTGGCCTCTGGCCCTAG
- a CDS encoding phosphoadenosine phosphosulfate reductase family protein — MLNRSTLDRRRSFSPGISELFWCNDCNLPLLSERCSLCRQPGRRIPLSPPGDVRLCSPRGRELLRELFLHNWGAADFLDNRLILLNKIAGMDRRDQVILDGRHIATLWFDITEDRQRLDLEIAGAALLKERAKRNLVICHESLLKGHIKGKWLARDQIISPLPSLEEGESLVLKIGKFSAVGTVRQRGDGLAIRIKDVTQSDFVLKKGSFTQENAILANEDHLKRLEREALAEVRGYLSRNRLPVNISFSGGKDSLASLILAQKLLPRIEVLFINTGLEFPETVQYVRELCLRRKLRLHEIRAESDFFQQVKIFGPPAKDYRWCCKSNKLGPMTAFLAGQYPRGCVTIEGRRIFESFNRSAIKGVERNPYVPGQTMLSPIRDWRALEVMLYIHWNGELPNPLYQEDYERIGCWLCPASPQSELSRLRESHPDLYHQWSSCLHQWREENGLDRRYIDWGFWRWRRHPPKMTEIAAAHGIDLTKRGGSRGELSFQAVRGRSPCGLEYSIEATLSFPQNHPFSSVANALGILGRVKYEEDMGAALLRTESGRATIFANGHILVIAGRAEAEELLQRVVEVILRVQMCTKCGICTKNCRQGAITLQDTLIVDQERCNHCGRCSRGCIAVNEAKRIYKELNKPAGPQIRSELMKLNGPLR; from the coding sequence ATGCTGAACCGATCCACGCTAGACCGCAGGAGATCATTCTCACCAGGGATAAGCGAGCTTTTCTGGTGCAATGACTGCAATCTTCCTCTCCTCTCAGAGCGCTGCTCCCTCTGCCGCCAACCCGGCAGGAGAATTCCCCTCTCCCCTCCAGGAGACGTCCGCCTCTGCTCTCCCCGGGGAAGAGAGCTGCTAAGAGAGCTGTTCCTGCATAACTGGGGTGCAGCCGACTTCCTGGACAACAGGCTGATCCTTCTCAATAAGATCGCCGGAATGGACCGCAGAGATCAGGTGATACTTGATGGCAGACATATTGCCACCCTCTGGTTTGATATCACAGAAGACCGGCAGAGGCTGGACCTGGAGATCGCCGGCGCCGCCCTGCTCAAAGAGAGGGCGAAGAGGAACCTGGTCATCTGCCATGAGAGCCTCCTGAAGGGGCACATAAAGGGCAAGTGGCTGGCCAGGGATCAGATCATAAGCCCGCTTCCCTCTCTGGAGGAGGGAGAGAGCCTGGTGCTCAAGATCGGGAAGTTCTCTGCAGTGGGAACTGTACGCCAGAGAGGCGATGGCCTGGCGATCAGGATCAAGGATGTAACCCAGAGTGATTTTGTCTTGAAGAAGGGCTCCTTCACCCAGGAGAATGCCATCCTGGCCAATGAGGATCACCTCAAACGCCTGGAGAGAGAGGCTCTGGCCGAGGTCAGGGGTTACTTATCCAGAAACAGGCTGCCGGTGAATATCTCGTTCAGCGGGGGGAAGGACAGCCTGGCCTCGCTCATCCTCGCGCAGAAGCTTCTGCCCAGAATTGAGGTCCTATTCATTAATACCGGCCTGGAGTTTCCCGAGACCGTGCAGTATGTACGAGAGCTGTGCCTCCGCCGCAAGCTCAGGCTGCATGAGATCCGCGCAGAGAGCGATTTTTTCCAGCAGGTGAAGATCTTCGGCCCCCCGGCCAAGGATTATCGCTGGTGCTGTAAGAGCAATAAGCTCGGACCGATGACGGCATTCCTGGCCGGGCAGTATCCCCGTGGCTGCGTGACCATAGAGGGGCGGCGGATCTTCGAGTCCTTCAACCGCTCCGCCATAAAGGGGGTGGAGAGGAATCCCTATGTCCCCGGCCAGACCATGCTCTCCCCCATCCGAGACTGGAGGGCGCTGGAGGTCATGCTCTACATCCACTGGAACGGCGAGCTGCCCAACCCTCTCTACCAGGAGGACTATGAGCGAATAGGCTGCTGGCTCTGTCCAGCATCGCCGCAGTCTGAACTCTCCCGCCTCAGGGAGAGCCACCCAGACCTGTACCATCAGTGGAGCTCCTGCCTTCATCAATGGAGAGAGGAGAACGGCCTGGACAGGAGATATATCGATTGGGGGTTCTGGCGCTGGAGAAGGCACCCCCCCAAGATGACGGAGATCGCAGCGGCCCATGGTATCGATCTAACGAAGCGGGGAGGATCAAGAGGGGAGCTCTCCTTTCAGGCAGTACGGGGAAGATCGCCATGCGGACTGGAGTACTCCATCGAGGCTACCCTCTCTTTTCCTCAGAATCATCCCTTCTCCAGTGTGGCCAATGCTCTGGGCATCCTGGGGAGGGTGAAGTATGAGGAGGATATGGGAGCAGCATTGCTCAGGACTGAGAGCGGAAGGGCCACCATCTTCGCCAATGGCCATATCCTGGTCATAGCGGGGAGGGCGGAGGCAGAGGAGCTTCTGCAGAGGGTGGTCGAGGTCATATTAAGGGTGCAGATGTGCACAAAGTGTGGAATCTGTACGAAAAACTGTCGCCAGGGGGCGATCACCCTGCAAGACACCCTCATTGTGGATCAGGAGCGGTGCAACCACTGCGGGAGATGCTCCCGGGGATGCATAGCAGTCAATGAGGCGAAGAGGATCTACAAAGAGCTGAACAAGCCCGCCGGTCCCCAAATAAGATCAGAGCTCATGAAGCTGAATGGGCCATTGAGATGA